A segment of the Fibrobacter sp. UWB4 genome:
CCAGTGCAACAATCGCCGAAGCGACAAATCGCTCAAGTGGCGTGAAAATCCGCCAGTCGGGCGGTCTTGGCGGCGAAAGTAAAATCAATATCCGCGGCATGGAAGGCAAGAATGTGAAAGTCCTTGTCGATGGCGTCCCTGTGGATAATGGAAATGGCTCACTTTCAATCAATGATATTCCTATTGACAAGGTGGATCGCATTGAAGTTTACAAGAGCTATGTGCCGGAACGCTTTGCGACGGATGGCATGGGTGGCGTGATCAATATCGTGACGCGCAATTTGCCCGAAAGTTCCATTGCTGGGTCGTATTCCTTCGGAAGCTTCAATACGCACAAGGCTTCCCTTGATGCAAAGTATGTATGGGTTGTAGATTCTACTAAACAGCGTTCTGTAGAAACAGGGCTTTCCGCTTATTACAACTATTCCGATAATGATTACAGATTTACGACGCCGTACATGGATACAACGGTGACGCGTGAACATAACCAATACTATAGCTATAACATTGCGCCATTTGTGAACCTGAATAATTTCTGGTTCGATAAAGTTTCTGTTGGCGGCTCTTATGCTAAATCGTTTATGCAGGTGCAGGCGACTTCGCATCGAGTGGAAAAAATGACGATGGATGGTGATGGCTTGGGACTTTCTTTGGGTGTCGAAAAGTCTAAGCTTTTTTTGGATGGCTTGTCCGCAGGCCTCGCTTTTAATCTTTCTACATCTGAAGCAAATTTAGTGGATACAAGCTCTGTGTATTTTTACGGCTGGGACAAGACCGATATACGCGTGTCTGATGAACCTTTGGGTGAACGCGCTATCGGGGCGCCCTCTTTAGCCAAATACTCCAAATTTTCTATTAATGTGCCGTGGAATGTCGCTTATTCCTTTAACGATAACCATTCCCTTACGTGGAGTGGCTTGTACAAATATGATTCCCAGAAATTTGAGGATGAGCTTACTTTGGTCCGGACGATCAATAATACGCCTTTTGATGGCTATGATTATTCTATTGTATCCGGCCTTTCCTTGGAAAACAACTTTTTTGATTCGCGTCTCCAGAATGTGCTTGGTGTGAAAGGCTTCTATTACAAGCTGAATGCCGATAATGAAAAAGACAAGATTACTCGATTGAAAAATGAGGATATTGATAAGAAGGATTTTGGCTATAGCGAAAACATAAGATGGAAAATTGTTGATGCCGTTGCGTTGCGCGCAGGCTTCCAGCATAGCTTGCGGTTCCCGACCCGTGATGAAATTTTTGGCGATGGACTTTATGTTGCGAGCGCCCCAACCCTGAAACCGGAAAAATCGAATAATTTTACGGCGGGCATTGATGTTGATCTGGATAAACTTCCGCTTATTTTGAAATTGTATCTTGAATGGAACGGGTTCTATTTGCTCATGGATGACCGAATTTACATTAGCCCGTTCTCTTCTACGCCACGTCCTTGCTATAACAGCTCTGGAACAAAGACGAAGGGCTTTGAAATTGAAGCCAACATTGATGTCAATGAGTATGTGAATCTTTCGTGGAATATGACGTTCCAGGATGTGCGCAGTCGGGAAGACGACCGTACGTATGGAATTTCTAAAGGATGGATTGTTCCGAATATACCGAGATTCTATACAAATTTTGGCGTGGAATTCCATGCAGGAGACTTGTTCTTTGCTGAAGATTTCTTCAAGGTCTATTGGCTTGCGAATTATACGGATGAGTATTACTACTCCTGGAAAGTTTCAAAGAAGCAGAAACGTATAATCCCGAGCGCGTTTACGCAGGATGTCGGTATTGAATATTCCATTTGGGCGAATAAACTCTCCTGGAATTTTGAATTGCACAATCTTATGGATGTAACAGCTTATGACAAGTTTGGTGAATCCAAGATGGGCCGCGCATTCTTTACAAAGTTGAATTTTAACATATAAACAAAGGATAAAACATGAAAAACCTCTTTAAAAATATTTTCTTGGCGGCATCGCTGAGCCTTGCTCTTTCGGCTTGCGGTGATGACACGGGTTCCAATGCCGATGACAACGGCTCTGGAAAGGATTCTGAATCCGCTAATTATGCGCTTTCGTTTAAAGTGGATAATGCTCAGTATTATGGCGTGGGCAAGTTCACTGATAACCAAAAGAAGCTCATTGAAAATTTTGATGAAGGTCCGTCTACTGGAACTGTTGCCTATTTTGATGGTGCAGTCTACACATTGATGGTCAGTGAGGATTTCTCGTCTACGACATTGTCTCGCTATGAACTGGATAAGAAAGGCCGTATGCCGGAAAAGGCTACGGCAACGTACAAGATTACGTCCGGTCCGTCTCTCATGTTCATTTTTGTGGACAAAGATAAGATGTATGTCGAAGAACCGTATGGTGACAAGCTTACCGCTCTGAATCCGAAAACTTTGAAGAAATTGGGCGAGGTGAAGTTTACACCGGATAAGGGCGCTCAGCTTGCGGCTCCGAGTTCCGCAGTTATTCGCGATGGCAAGATCTATGTCTCGCTTGCTCAGATGATCGATATTGAACAGGGTGTCGGCTCCCCGTATGGTACTGTTGCTATTGTTGATATTGCTACAGATAAGGTCGAAAAGGTTATCAAGGAAGACAAGACGGCTTATCTTGGTATTTATGACGATATGAATAACACGATGGCTTTTGTTGATGAAAATGGCGATATCTACTTCTATGCTATGGCCATGTTCGGCATGCTCGGCGAAGATTACAAGGAAGGTTATGTCCGCATCAAGAAGGGCGAAACGGAATTTGATAAGGATTACGTCCTTCGCTTGAATGAATGTGCGTATAAGGGAAAGAGAGTCGAATTTGGTGGCCTTATGACAGGTGGTGCTTATGCTGGTGACGGCAAGTATGTTGCCTTGTTCGGTACTTTTGAAGACCCGTCGAATATGAACAATTATGAATGGCAGCCCATCCTCATTGACTTGAAGAAAAAGAAGATTACAAATCTTGACCTTGGCCCGACGCTTTCCTGGCTCGCTCCGTCAATCCACCTTGACACGGATGGAACGGTTATCTTTGGACATAACGATGGTAAAAAGTCCGCTATTTACCGTTACGATGTAAAGGCTAATAAGCTTAAAAAGGAAATGGATGTTTCTTCTGGCGATGCTTTCTTCATCGTTCCTACTAAGGACTAGTTTTATTTAGGCTTATGATCTTCTAAAAAATCCAGACTCCCATAGAAGAAAAAGTATGACGTGCCGAACGGTGCGTCATATTTTTTATGGTGAATGCTGGGCCAGTGCTGAAACAAGAAGCGCCGGGCTTTGTACCCGACGCTGATTTTTACTAAGGAGAGCTTTTTGCTAATAGATGAGAGTTATGAATTCCCTGATGCTCTTTGCTTGGAGAATCTGGTCGATGCTTACGGTCTTCTTGAGGTCTAGTGCAATCTTATCGACGAGTTTCATCAAGGTGATGGAATCACCACCGATAGAATAGAAGTCATCGTCAAGCGTGATGCCCGGATTCTCGAAAACGCTTTGCCAGAGTTCAAGCATTGCTTTTTCTTCATCGGAGATGTTCTCGTTTGCGGTTGCGCTTGTTGCATTTTGTGCGACCGCTGCAATGGGCGCTTCCGGAATCGGGAGCTGCTTCTTGTCAACCTTGCCGTTTGCAGAAAGCGGGAAGGATTCCATCGTGACGATTCTTGAAGGAATCATATAACCCGTGAGCGTTTTGGATATTTCGCTCTTGAGCGTTGCTTCTGCATTTTCGATATTGGCGCCGAGAACATAGGCGATGATTTGCTTGCCGCTCCCTGGGACATCCTTGAGTGCTGCGACGGCTCGTGTGACGAGTCCCGTGTGCATCAATGCGGCTTCGATTTCACCGAGTTCAATGCGGAATCCGTTGAGCTTGATTTGCGTATCGGAACGCCCGAGGAACTCGATGTAACCTTCGGTCTTGAGCTTGCCCAAGTCTCCGGTGCGGTAGATGCGGCCAAGTTTCGGATGGTTGATGAATGCCTTGCTTGTCTTTTCGGGATCGTTGTTGTAGCCTTTGGCAAGACCCACGCCACCAATGTAGAGGTCGCCCTGGACTTCTGGCGGGCAGGGCTTCAAGTCAGCGTTGAGCACGTAGAATGTCTGGTTCTTCATCGGGTAGCCGTAAGGTACGCAGTCCCATTCCGGGCGTACTTCGCTGAATGGGTAGATGATGGACCAGATGGCCGCTTCGGTCGCGCCGCCGAGACTGATGAGGTCTGCCTTGCAGCCTGCATTCTTTGATGTTGTGCAAATGTCAAGCGGGATGCGGTCGCCCGAAAGGAGGACCTTGCGGAGCGAAAGATTCCTTGAATCGTTTGCAGAAATGCGGTGTTTCATCGCCATGTCGAAAAGCACGGGGACAGAATTCCAGACGGTCACGTTCTGTGTACTGAGAACTTCGCAGACTTCGCGCATGTCGCGCGCGTCGCTCACTAAAGCGAGCTTTGCGCCGCTGCTGAGAGCGCCGAATATGTCGTACACGGAAAGGTCGAAGCAAATCGAAGAAATGCCGATGAGCGCGTCGTTTTCGTTGAGGGCGAGTCGTTCGTTGACATCGATAATCGTATTTGCGGTCGCCCCGTGCTGCATGATGACGCCCTTGGGCTTGCCTGTGCTACCGGATGTGTAGATGATGTAGGCTTCGTCTTTGGGCGTGTTGATTGCCGGAAGTGCTTTGTTGCTGTAGCTTAAGATTCCCTTGGATTCGAGATAGGACTTTTTCAGCAGGAATTTGCAGTTGCCATCTTGCATGATGAAGTCTACGCGTTCTTTTGGGTACGAAACATCGATTGGAACGTAGACGCCGCCTGCCTTGAGAATGCCGAGAATGCTTGCGATTGTTTCCGGGATGCGCTCGCCGAGAACGGCAACGCGGTCACCGCGAATGACTCCGTTATCGTGGAGGTAATTGGCGATGCGGTTCGAAAGAATGTCGAGTTCCGCGTAGGTAAACGCTGAATCTTTCCCGACAACGGCCGTGCGGTCCTTGAAGTTCTGCATGGCGTTATTGACAAGCCCATGCAGCGTTTTTACAGGAGTTGCACCGACAGCGGGGTTGTAGTTATTCCATACGTTCTTGAGTTCCGGGAAATGGAGCTTGTTTTCGCCGTTGGCGATGTAACGGATGTTTTCGACAAAGTCCTTGAAAATCTGGTCGATGATTTCAGGCTCGAAAATTTCCTTGACGACATCCCAGGTCACATAGAGCTTTTTGCCCATTTCTCCAATTTGGTTGTCAATGAAAATTTGCGGAGTCTGCGAAATGGAATAGCGCAACTTGCCAAGAACTTCATAGTAGTTTTCTGGCGCGTCAAACAAGACGCAGGTGAAGACCACGGGCAAAATGGCCTTGCCGAACTGGTTCCTTGATTTGGCGAGTTCACGCATGATTTCGGTGCCGTCGTAAGACAAGTGCTCAAGACCGTCCATGATGCGCGTCTGCACGTCGGAAGCCTGTTTCCACAAGTCGTTTTCGTTCATCGAAAGTGCGAGTGGCAAGAGCTTCGTAAAGTCACCGATGATTTTTTCGACGTCCTTGTGGAACGGCTTGCGCTCGAATGCGGTCAGGTTCAGCACCATGTCTTGCTGGTTGCTCCAGCGTTCAAGAACCTTGGCGTAGATGGTGCAAAGCAGTGCTGACGGCGAAATGCGATGCTCTTTGGCGACCTTCTTGAAG
Coding sequences within it:
- a CDS encoding TonB-dependent siderophore receptor, giving the protein MKKKIAFSVALCSACAIAQTDEVTSYDDAFFDEPAAVSENPAPAASNSKSTAKPSDITVLDGLSVEDESEAETSPVDTKTKAESVKVLDTKELHGSSATIAEATNRSSGVKIRQSGGLGGESKINIRGMEGKNVKVLVDGVPVDNGNGSLSINDIPIDKVDRIEVYKSYVPERFATDGMGGVINIVTRNLPESSIAGSYSFGSFNTHKASLDAKYVWVVDSTKQRSVETGLSAYYNYSDNDYRFTTPYMDTTVTREHNQYYSYNIAPFVNLNNFWFDKVSVGGSYAKSFMQVQATSHRVEKMTMDGDGLGLSLGVEKSKLFLDGLSAGLAFNLSTSEANLVDTSSVYFYGWDKTDIRVSDEPLGERAIGAPSLAKYSKFSINVPWNVAYSFNDNHSLTWSGLYKYDSQKFEDELTLVRTINNTPFDGYDYSIVSGLSLENNFFDSRLQNVLGVKGFYYKLNADNEKDKITRLKNEDIDKKDFGYSENIRWKIVDAVALRAGFQHSLRFPTRDEIFGDGLYVASAPTLKPEKSNNFTAGIDVDLDKLPLILKLYLEWNGFYLLMDDRIYISPFSSTPRPCYNSSGTKTKGFEIEANIDVNEYVNLSWNMTFQDVRSREDDRTYGISKGWIVPNIPRFYTNFGVEFHAGDLFFAEDFFKVYWLANYTDEYYYSWKVSKKQKRIIPSAFTQDVGIEYSIWANKLSWNFELHNLMDVTAYDKFGESKMGRAFFTKLNFNI